DNA sequence from the Macrococcus sp. 19Msa1099 genome:
GGGACGGAGGTGAAGTTGTTGAACGGATCATTGGCGTGGTCCGCCACAATGTCCGGATCTTTACTGATCCAGTCGTTTGGCGTGTTTGGATTTTCAATTCGCTCCGTCATCCATTCAAACATTCGATTTTGATAGTCTGGGTCCACTTGTTCGCCGTTTCCTGCATCGATTTCAGCTTTTAATTCAGAGGCAATATTTTCCATCTCAGGTAAAATTTCTGAAGTCCCGCACAAGATTAAACCGTCCAGCTCTTCGCCATATTTCGTCGCATATAGTCGGGCAATCATAGAGCCCATGCTGTGGCCAAACATGAAATAGGGCAGGTCACCGTAGTCTTCCTTGATTAGTTCGCGCAGTTTTTGTTCATCTTCGGCCATTGTCATATAGCCTTTGTCTCCCCAATTCGACCAGTTGTCGGAATCATAAGCAGTCTTTCCATGTCCGACATGGTCATCGGCGGCCACGACAAAACCGGCCTCATTCAACGTCAAAATCATATGGAGATATCGGCGTGAATGTTCACCATATCCATGAACGATTTGAACGACCCCTATAGGTTCGCGAATGGGAGTATAAATCCATCCCTTTACCGTCTCGATCTCATTAAACGACTTAAATTCAACTTCATGAATTGCCATTTTTACAGCCTCCTTATAAACTGTAGAATGTTGTATAAATCCCCTTTATTATGTATTGCCAAAATACATTATAATCTATAATGTAAGCGCTGTCAAAAGTATTTTGTTGACTTACTCGATTGAAATATTTCTGCTAAAATTACGTCCAAACGTTGATATGATACTGAAAAGAGTGGTCATGTTGAACGAAGAAAGGAATCAATATAAAATGAAAATGATATTTATCTCTCTTTTAACTGTCGCTGTCTTAGCCGGATGTTCTGAAACTGCTGAAGAAACGCCCCGAACAAATTCACCTGATGAGACGACAGCAGTTACCCAATCCACATCGGACACTTCTGACTCACTTTTCGTCACCCTCTTTTTCCATAGTGTACTACAAATCTTTCTCTTCCTCTATTTCTGGAATGTCAACAGTGTCTTAGAAAATTTTCATATGTAAATTTTTAAACTCAAAGATGTTAAGTAATGTAATGAAGAGTGTGGTCTAAAATTGTTGTACCAATTCAAATAATCAAATAATTCTGTTTCTAGCTGATTCAATTCTTCAAATAACTATACCATCTGAATATTTGTATCAAATTTATTATATTTGGAACCAAAAAGAGTACCTAGCAAGTGAACTTCACGAACTGACCGAAGAAGAAAAATAAGTACTGAAAATAATCAGTACTTATTTTTATTTTTCTCAGACTGAAGACAAAGTCTCCTTCGGAGATGAAGTCTTCAGTCTTTTTTATACAATAGTATTAACAATGATTTGGGGTGATTATTTTGTTGAGTAAATCAGAAGATAGAAGAAATCAATTAGAGGTTGTTGCGATTTCAGATTTAGTTCCACAAGATCATTTATTACGAAAAGTAGATAAAGTATTGGATTTAAATTTTATTTATCCTCTTGTTGTTGAAGATACATATTGTCTTGATTTATTTGGCTCATATTTGCGTTTTAAGAGCCGTTTTTAAATTCTAAGTACTTTTTTACTAGAAAAATAATAAAATCGGCTTAAACAGGCTTAAAATTAAAAATAGGCACAAAAAAGCGACTGATCTTTTGAAAAGTTCAGTCGCTAATATTTAATAGCATTAAATGTCAGTTCATATAAATCTTTATCATCCAAATTAGGGAATTCCTCAATATTTACTCGGTACGTAATATTATTTTGCTTTTTAGAGATTTGACTGTAGTAGCTTATATTAATATACATACTGGTTTTATAATCGTTATTTTTAACTGTATCTTGAAATTCTTCAAGTGCTTTTTTACCAATTGGCATTAAATAATATTTATCACTAGGTAAAATATTAATGTGTTTTTCTTGTATAACTTCGTTTTCATTTAAATGGACTTTTATATCTATATTTTTAGCAGTTCCACCACCTAAATTTTGTAGTTTAAAGGCAGTATTTACATAGTCAGAATCAGTTTCAGTTAGATTTCTTAATTTTAAACTTTCGCCTTCTTGTTCCATAAGAATTTGATCGAAAGCCAGGAATGGGATAAAAGAAATTTTAATTTGTCTGATCTGTATCATTACCGAAATTAGATATAAAATTGCCATGATAAATGTTCCAATTGAACCAACTGCTTGTAAAATATTTATCATCCAATTCTCCTTTGAAATAAGTAATCCTTTAATTCTAACATAATACATTAACAGTATTTGAGAACTAATAATAAATAGATCTAGAAAAATAATGATTTTTTAGATCAAAAAACATCAGACGATCTTTTATGCCGAGAAAACTTTTTGAGAAAGAAAAGACCTTTCAAGTACACTTAACGAAGTGGGCCCACCAGGGCGTTTTTTGCCTGGTGGCTCATCTTTAGGGAGTGTATATGAGGGGTCTGCTCCTCTCCAAAAGGAAATTGGAATAAAAAATATCGTGTTTATAGGTATTTTTTAGTATATAATTACAAAAAAAGTGGGTAATTAGTGTGAAAGTTAAAAAAAATTATTTTTATTGTGATGTTATTAGCATTAGTTAATATGGTTTATTCGTTAGGAGCTGTTGATGTTGAAGCAAGTACTGAAAGATATGTAGGAAGCACTTGGAAATATAGAATTGATAATGCTTCTCCGGCCAAAGCTAAACACGTTCATTTTTATAAAAAGAAGAATGGAAGTTGGGATCATCAATTATGTGTGTATAGCAATGGTAGTATTTGTGATGCTAAGAAAAATAAATTGCCAGGGTTTAGTTCATTACCATCAAAAGTAAAAAAAGCAGCTAAAGCAGATAAGTCTACAGGAATGAAAAACTTATGTGCTTGTGGAGGTAGATTTGATGGTGGAGGAGTGGGTAGAAATTTCTTCGCTTATAACTTAGATTCTAAGGACGACGATGAATTATGGAAAATAGCTTAAGTATTTTAACGCGATTATTAAGAAAAGAGAATTTTGAATTTTGGATTGTAGAAAATTCAGATATGCTTAATTATGTTACAAAAATATTTATTTGGAGAGAAAAAAAATATTGAATGTATTAACAGTTACTAGTGCTTCAAAAGAAACATTTTTAACGTTTGAAGATTTAATTGTTCAGATAGAAAGCTTAGTTTCTGATTTAAATACAAAACTAGAAGTAAGAAATTTATATGAATTTTTAGCTTTTAATGAAACTGATTATAATGAATATTGGGATTATGATGAAGACGGAGAGGTTTTTGTTTCGAAAAGAGAACAGATAGAATCAGATCTTATTGAGTTTATAAAAAAAAATCTTACTGATAAGTATTCTTTTGATTATCCTAATCTAGTTGATGAAACTAAAGATTATAGCTGGTAGAAAGTTGTTTTTTCTCTTGATATTATGAAAATAACTAGAATGCTCTTATTTGCCTCATATTTCGATTTTAAATAGGTCTAGCTCTTGGCTGTTTCCGTATTTTGCTGATATTTTATTTACATCCATATCAATAATATTGCCGTATTGATCTTTTGTTGATGCTTCTTCATAAATAAATTTTAACAT
Encoded proteins:
- a CDS encoding alpha/beta fold hydrolase, with amino-acid sequence MAIHEVEFKSFNEIETVKGWIYTPIREPIGVVQIVHGYGEHSRRYLHMILTLNEAGFVVAADDHVGHGKTAYDSDNWSNWGDKGYMTMAEDEQKLRELIKEDYGDLPYFMFGHSMGSMIARLYATKYGEELDGLILCGTSEILPEMENIASELKAEIDAGNGEQVDPDYQNRMFEWMTERIENPNTPNDWISKDPDIVADHANDPFNNFTSVPNIQSLYQFAQMIQQILGTEWSEKVPTDIPIYNIAGDEDPVGRYGEGVYAVSNWLLETGHQVKTKLYSGYRHEIHNHREIRDEVVAGIIDFITEHARVKAN